Proteins encoded within one genomic window of Flavobacterium gilvum:
- the mutS gene encoding DNA mismatch repair protein MutS, with the protein MATKEKIVKETPLMKQYNEIKGKYPDACLLFRVGDFYETFGEDAVRASKILGITLTKRGAGSETETALAGFPHHSINTYLPKLVKAGLRVAICDQLEDPKATKTIVRRGVTELVTPGVSMNDEVLHSKTNNFLAAVYFANKMIGISFLDVSTGEFLTAQGNAEYVDKLLQNFNPSEVLVPKNNKNDFREIFGEDFHNFYLEDWIFKEDYALETLTKHFQTVSLKGFGVEELKEGIIASGAILYYLSETQHNRLQHITAIHRIAEDAYVWMDRFTIRNLELYHSYNPNAVTLLDVIDKTLSPMGGRLLKRWLALPLKDSNKIKSRHQVVSYLKENQDILKNIQNQIKQISDLERLISKIATGKVSPREVVYLKESLDAIIPIKTLALSSPQEAVKVIGDSLHSCDLLREKIQTTLNQDAPVAVAKGNAIAKGINAELDELRAISTSGKQFLEGIEKRESERTGISSLKISFNNVFGYYIEVRNTHKDKVPAEWIRKQTLVSAERYITEELKEYETKILGAEERIQKIESDLFEQLVSWIATYIKPVQMNANLVAQLDCLCCFTQLAIENKYVCPEIDETFELDIKEGRHPVIEKQLPVGVPYITNDVFLDRETQQLIMITGPNMSGKSAILRQTALIVLLAQMGSFVPAESVRMGIVDKIFTRVGASDNISMGESTFMVEMNETASILNNISDRSLVLLDEIGRGTSTYDGISIAWAIAEFLHEHPSKAKTLFATHYHELNEMSETMPRIQNYNVSVKELKDTVLFIRKLVKGGSAHSFGIHVAKMAGMPQLVISKAQKMLKKLEKNHSSDVLNGVKSASEEIQMSFFNLDDPLLEEIKEEIVNLDINAITPVEALMKLNEIKRMLSRK; encoded by the coding sequence TTGGCAACAAAAGAGAAGATAGTCAAAGAGACTCCACTGATGAAACAATACAACGAAATCAAAGGAAAATACCCTGATGCGTGTTTGTTGTTTAGAGTTGGGGATTTTTATGAGACTTTTGGGGAAGATGCTGTACGGGCTTCAAAAATACTAGGAATTACATTAACCAAAAGAGGGGCAGGCTCCGAAACAGAAACTGCTCTGGCTGGTTTTCCTCACCATTCTATTAATACTTATTTGCCAAAATTGGTAAAAGCTGGACTTCGTGTGGCTATTTGTGACCAATTAGAAGATCCGAAAGCAACCAAAACTATCGTCAGACGTGGGGTTACAGAACTTGTAACGCCAGGGGTTTCTATGAATGATGAGGTTTTGCATTCCAAAACCAATAACTTTTTGGCTGCGGTTTATTTTGCCAACAAAATGATTGGTATTTCTTTTTTGGATGTTTCAACGGGGGAATTCCTTACGGCTCAGGGTAATGCGGAGTATGTAGATAAACTGCTTCAGAATTTCAACCCAAGTGAAGTTTTGGTTCCAAAAAATAATAAAAATGATTTCCGGGAAATTTTCGGAGAAGATTTTCATAATTTTTATTTGGAAGATTGGATTTTTAAGGAAGATTATGCTCTAGAAACGTTGACTAAACATTTTCAGACCGTTTCTCTAAAAGGCTTTGGTGTCGAAGAATTGAAAGAAGGAATTATTGCATCGGGAGCTATTCTTTATTATTTGTCCGAAACACAGCATAATAGACTTCAACATATTACGGCAATCCACAGAATTGCAGAGGATGCTTATGTTTGGATGGATCGATTTACGATTCGAAACTTAGAATTGTATCATAGTTATAATCCCAATGCCGTTACGCTTTTGGATGTAATTGATAAAACGCTTTCGCCAATGGGAGGGCGTTTGCTCAAACGTTGGTTGGCTTTGCCATTGAAAGACAGCAATAAAATTAAGAGCCGTCATCAAGTGGTTTCTTATTTGAAAGAGAATCAGGATATTTTGAAAAATATTCAAAATCAAATCAAGCAAATTTCAGATTTGGAGCGTTTGATTTCAAAAATTGCCACAGGAAAAGTTTCGCCCCGCGAAGTGGTGTATCTAAAAGAGTCTTTGGATGCTATTATTCCAATAAAGACTTTGGCTTTGTCTAGTCCGCAGGAAGCTGTAAAAGTAATTGGAGACAGTTTGCACAGTTGTGATTTGCTGCGAGAAAAAATTCAGACAACTTTAAATCAGGATGCTCCTGTGGCCGTAGCCAAAGGAAATGCAATTGCTAAAGGAATCAATGCTGAATTGGATGAATTGAGAGCGATTTCTACTTCGGGAAAACAGTTTTTGGAAGGAATAGAGAAAAGAGAGTCGGAACGAACAGGGATTTCTTCATTGAAAATATCATTCAATAATGTTTTTGGTTATTATATCGAAGTTCGAAATACGCACAAAGATAAAGTTCCTGCAGAATGGATTCGTAAACAGACTTTAGTAAGTGCTGAACGATATATTACCGAGGAACTGAAAGAGTATGAAACCAAAATCCTGGGTGCCGAAGAAAGAATTCAAAAGATTGAAAGTGATTTGTTTGAACAATTGGTGAGTTGGATTGCAACGTACATCAAGCCAGTTCAAATGAATGCCAATTTGGTAGCGCAATTGGATTGTTTGTGCTGTTTTACGCAATTGGCTATTGAAAATAAATACGTTTGCCCAGAAATCGATGAAACATTCGAACTGGATATTAAAGAAGGAAGGCATCCTGTAATAGAAAAACAATTGCCGGTTGGAGTTCCGTATATAACAAATGATGTTTTTCTCGACAGGGAAACCCAACAATTGATTATGATTACAGGGCCCAATATGTCGGGTAAGTCGGCTATATTACGCCAAACAGCTTTGATTGTATTGCTTGCGCAAATGGGAAGTTTTGTGCCTGCCGAAAGTGTCAGAATGGGAATTGTGGATAAAATATTTACCAGAGTTGGGGCTTCGGATAATATTTCGATGGGAGAATCTACTTTCATGGTCGAGATGAACGAAACGGCCTCTATTTTGAATAATATTTCTGATCGAAGTTTGGTGTTGTTAGACGAAATTGGAAGGGGGACAAGTACCTATGACGGAATTTCGATTGCTTGGGCTATAGCCGAGTTTTTGCATGAGCATCCGTCCAAAGCCAAAACGCTGTTTGCGACACACTATCACGAACTGAATGAAATGAGTGAGACAATGCCCCGAATTCAGAATTACAATGTTTCCGTAAAAGAATTAAAGGATACAGTGCTTTTCATTCGTAAATTGGTAAAAGGGGGTAGTGCGCATAGTTTTGGTATTCATGTTGCAAAAATGGCAGGAATGCCACAGCTTGTGATTTCCAAAGCGCAAAAAATGCTGAAAAAATTAGAGAAAAATCATTCGAGTGATGTGTTAAACGGCGTGAAATCAGCTAGTGAAGAAATACAAATGAGTTTCTTTAATCTGGATGATCCTTTGTTGGAAGAAATCAAAGAGGAGATTGTTAATTTGGATATAAATGCAATTACTCCGGTAGAGGCATTGATGAAACTCAACGAGATTAAAAGGATGTTGTCTCGCAAATAA
- a CDS encoding YegP family protein, which produces MGAFVISKRFDDQYKFVFTSKKGKVIFTSLKYELKFECEEAIEYFKSNIGLASFDKHKSAGGKYFFRLFLDGAPFALSRKYTTELRVQKGIDEIVKYAAVSEILDFSDNDLVFQD; this is translated from the coding sequence ATGGGTGCTTTTGTAATTAGTAAAAGATTCGATGATCAGTATAAATTTGTATTCACTTCCAAAAAGGGGAAGGTGATTTTTACAAGTTTAAAATATGAGCTAAAGTTTGAATGCGAAGAAGCTATCGAATATTTTAAAAGTAATATTGGTTTGGCATCTTTTGATAAACATAAATCTGCTGGAGGAAAATATTTTTTCAGGCTGTTTCTGGATGGTGCTCCTTTTGCTTTAAGCAGAAAATATACAACAGAATTAAGGGTTCAGAAAGGAATTGATGAAATTGTGAAATACGCAGCTGTTTCTGAGATTCTTGATTTTTCGGATAATGATTTGGTTTTTCAGGATTGA
- a CDS encoding 3-deoxy-D-manno-octulosonic acid transferase: MHFLYNLAIQFASFFLKIIALFNPKIKLFVDGRKDVFTILEQKIAANDKTIWFHAASLGEYEQGLPVIEKIKKKYPAHKIIVSFFSPSGYEVRKNNTVADVTIYLPLDTPKNAKRFLKLAHPEMVFFIKYEFWINYLNQLQKQNIPTYLISGIFRKKQLFFKWYGGFYRKALKSFTYFFVQNENSRKLISQLGETNVIVSGDTRFDRVVTILEKDNTLDFVSQFKNNKTTIVIGSSWPKDETILAEYINSCKDDIKFIIAPHNIKPDQIKQLQASILKKTVLFSEKENKDLSQFDVFIIDTIGILTKIYSYADIAYVGGGFGNPGVHNLLEPATFGIPIVIGPNYSHFEEAISLVKIEGCISITNFKELETAFSTLVQNPILKSKKGEICYNFIQQNKGATNRILEKITYNKDYK; encoded by the coding sequence ATGCACTTTCTTTATAATTTAGCTATTCAGTTCGCTTCATTTTTTCTAAAAATCATAGCACTTTTCAACCCAAAAATAAAACTTTTTGTTGACGGTCGAAAAGATGTTTTCACGATTTTGGAACAAAAAATAGCTGCCAACGATAAGACAATATGGTTTCATGCGGCTTCTTTGGGTGAATACGAACAAGGCTTGCCTGTGATTGAAAAAATCAAAAAGAAATATCCAGCACACAAAATTATCGTTTCCTTTTTTTCGCCTTCGGGTTATGAAGTGAGAAAAAACAATACGGTTGCCGATGTCACGATTTATCTCCCATTGGACACACCAAAAAACGCCAAACGTTTTTTAAAATTGGCACATCCAGAAATGGTTTTCTTTATCAAATATGAATTTTGGATAAATTATTTAAACCAATTGCAAAAGCAAAACATTCCTACCTACTTGATTTCGGGCATTTTTAGGAAGAAACAATTATTCTTCAAATGGTACGGTGGTTTTTACAGAAAAGCACTAAAAAGCTTTACCTATTTCTTTGTACAAAATGAAAACTCAAGAAAACTAATCAGCCAATTAGGAGAAACTAATGTTATCGTTTCAGGTGATACACGATTTGACAGAGTTGTCACTATTTTAGAAAAAGACAACACACTTGACTTTGTTTCCCAGTTCAAAAACAATAAAACAACAATTGTAATAGGAAGCTCATGGCCAAAAGACGAAACAATACTTGCAGAATACATCAATTCATGCAAAGATGATATCAAATTTATTATCGCTCCACATAACATAAAACCAGATCAAATCAAGCAATTACAAGCTAGTATTCTAAAAAAAACTGTTCTTTTTTCGGAAAAAGAAAACAAAGACTTATCGCAATTTGACGTATTTATAATTGACACAATCGGGATATTGACCAAAATTTACAGCTACGCCGATATCGCCTATGTTGGTGGAGGATTTGGGAATCCGGGAGTGCACAATTTGCTGGAGCCAGCCACATTTGGAATACCTATAGTAATAGGACCTAATTATTCTCATTTTGAAGAAGCCATTAGTTTAGTAAAAATTGAAGGGTGCATCTCAATTACAAATTTCAAAGAACTTGAAACTGCGTTTTCAACCTTGGTTCAAAACCCAATTTTAAAATCCAAAAAAGGAGAAATATGCTACAATTTTATACAGCAAAATAAGGGCGCAACTAACCGAATTTTGGAAAAAATAACTTACAATAAGGACTACAAATAA
- a CDS encoding DegT/DnrJ/EryC1/StrS family aminotransferase, with product MKKLQMVDLKSQYDKIAATVNASIQGVLDTNTYINGPQVHAFQKSLEEYLDVKHVIPCANGTDALQIAMMGLGLKPGDEVITADFTFAATVEVIALLQLTPVLVDVDLDNMNISIDAIKKAITPRTKAIVPVHLFGRAANMEAIMAIAKEHNLYVIEDNAQAIGANCTFSDGTKKKAGTIGHVSSTSFFPSKNLGCYGDGGAIFTNDDDLAHIIRGIVNHGMYERYHHDVVGVNSRLDSIQAAVLNAKLPFLNSYNNARRDAAAKYNAALSGHSNIVIPEFDSNGDDHVFHQYTLRIIDKDRDGLMQHLLDKGIPCAIYYPIPLHLQKAYLDVRYKEEDFTITNQLVTEVISLPMHTELDDEQIKFITDSVLEYLK from the coding sequence ATGAAAAAATTACAAATGGTTGACTTAAAAAGTCAATATGATAAAATTGCAGCGACTGTAAATGCTTCGATTCAGGGAGTTTTGGATACCAATACTTATATAAATGGGCCACAGGTTCACGCTTTTCAAAAATCATTGGAAGAATATCTTGATGTCAAGCATGTGATACCGTGTGCTAACGGAACCGATGCTTTGCAAATCGCTATGATGGGATTGGGACTGAAACCAGGAGATGAAGTTATCACTGCCGATTTTACATTTGCTGCTACTGTTGAGGTAATCGCTTTGTTGCAATTAACCCCTGTTTTGGTTGATGTGGATTTGGATAATATGAATATTTCCATCGATGCCATAAAGAAAGCAATAACGCCAAGAACCAAAGCTATTGTACCGGTACATCTTTTTGGGCGCGCTGCCAATATGGAAGCCATTATGGCTATTGCCAAAGAGCATAATTTGTATGTAATAGAAGATAATGCTCAGGCAATTGGTGCGAATTGCACGTTTTCGGATGGCACAAAAAAGAAAGCGGGAACTATCGGGCACGTGTCTTCTACTTCTTTCTTTCCTTCAAAAAATTTAGGTTGTTATGGGGATGGCGGTGCTATTTTTACCAATGATGATGACTTGGCACATATTATTCGCGGTATCGTGAATCACGGAATGTATGAGCGTTACCATCACGATGTAGTGGGGGTGAATTCTCGTTTAGACAGTATTCAGGCAGCAGTTTTGAATGCTAAATTGCCTTTTTTGAATTCCTATAATAATGCCCGTCGTGATGCTGCGGCAAAATATAACGCTGCTCTTTCAGGCCATTCCAATATTGTAATTCCAGAGTTTGATTCTAATGGAGATGATCATGTTTTTCACCAATACACATTGCGAATTATCGATAAAGATCGTGACGGATTGATGCAGCATTTGCTAGACAAAGGAATTCCATGTGCTATTTATTATCCTATTCCGTTGCATTTGCAAAAAGCGTATTTGGACGTTCGTTACAAAGAAGAAGATTTTACTATCACAAATCAATTGGTTACAGAAGTGATTTCATTGCCAATGCATACAGAACTTGATGATGAACAAATTAAGTTTATAACGGATAGTGTTTTAGAGTATTTAAAATAA
- the galE gene encoding UDP-glucose 4-epimerase GalE: MKILVTGGLGFIGSHTVVELQNQGFEVIIIDNLSNSSEEVLKGIVAITGKLPVFEKLDLREKKSVQDFFKRHNDVDGVIHFAASKAVGESVENPLLYYENNINALVYLLQELEQKPEANFIFSSSCTVYGQAKTMPITENAPVQTAMSPYGNTKQIGEEIISDVTKVTNINAVLLRYFNPIGSHPSAEIGELPLGVPQNLVPFITQTGFGLRKELSVYGDDYPTPDGTAIRDYIHVVDLAKAHVIALQRLLNKKNLEKVETFNLGTGTGSSVLEVIRSFEKVSGKKLPYKIVARREGDITEAYANTDKANNVLGWKAQSTLDEAMASAWKWEQKIRS; encoded by the coding sequence ATGAAAATATTAGTAACAGGAGGTTTAGGTTTTATCGGTTCTCATACCGTTGTCGAATTACAAAATCAGGGATTTGAAGTTATTATCATTGATAATCTTTCCAATTCTTCAGAGGAAGTTTTAAAAGGAATTGTTGCCATAACCGGCAAACTTCCTGTTTTTGAGAAATTGGATTTACGCGAGAAAAAAAGCGTGCAGGATTTTTTCAAAAGACATAATGATGTTGATGGGGTTATTCATTTTGCTGCCTCCAAAGCGGTGGGCGAAAGTGTCGAAAATCCGTTGTTGTATTATGAAAATAATATCAATGCTTTGGTGTATCTGCTTCAGGAATTGGAACAAAAACCAGAGGCTAATTTTATTTTCAGTTCGTCCTGTACGGTTTATGGTCAAGCTAAAACAATGCCCATAACCGAAAATGCGCCTGTGCAAACGGCCATGTCTCCATACGGAAATACCAAGCAGATAGGTGAAGAAATCATATCCGATGTTACAAAAGTTACCAATATCAATGCTGTTTTGTTGCGTTATTTCAACCCGATCGGTTCACACCCTTCAGCCGAAATTGGAGAGTTGCCTTTGGGAGTGCCACAGAATTTGGTGCCATTTATAACTCAAACCGGTTTTGGTTTGCGTAAGGAATTATCGGTTTATGGAGATGATTATCCTACGCCAGATGGTACGGCTATTCGTGATTATATCCACGTAGTTGATTTGGCAAAAGCTCATGTTATCGCGTTGCAACGTTTGTTAAATAAAAAGAATTTAGAAAAAGTTGAAACTTTCAATTTAGGAACAGGTACAGGAAGTTCTGTTTTGGAAGTGATTCGAAGTTTCGAAAAAGTAAGTGGGAAAAAATTGCCTTATAAAATTGTTGCCAGAAGAGAAGGTGATATTACCGAGGCATATGCAAATACTGATAAAGCAAATAATGTTTTGGGCTGGAAAGCACAATCCACATTGGATGAAGCTATGGCTAGTGCATGGAAATGGGAACAGAAGATTAGAAGTTAG
- the fabD gene encoding ACP S-malonyltransferase produces the protein MKAYVFPGQGAQFTGMGKDLYENSPLAKDLFEKANDILGFRITDIMFEGTAEQLKETKVTQPAVFLHSVILAKTLENFNPEMVAGHSLGEFSALVANGALSFEDGLKLVSQRALAMQKACEITPSTMAAVLGLADNVVEEVCASIDGVVVAANYNCPGQLVISGETSAVEKACEAMKAAGAKRALLLPVGGAFHSPMMEPAREELAAAIEATVFSAPICPVYQNVTASAVSDADEIKKNLIIQLTAPVRWTQSVQQMIADGASLFTEVGPGKVLAGLIAKIDKEAATANA, from the coding sequence ATGAAGGCATACGTATTTCCAGGTCAGGGTGCACAGTTCACAGGAATGGGCAAAGACTTATATGAAAACTCTCCATTAGCCAAAGATTTATTCGAAAAAGCCAATGATATTTTAGGTTTCCGCATTACTGATATTATGTTTGAAGGAACAGCAGAACAACTGAAAGAAACCAAAGTAACCCAACCAGCAGTATTTTTACACTCAGTAATCTTAGCCAAAACTTTGGAAAATTTCAATCCAGAAATGGTGGCGGGACATTCTTTGGGTGAATTCTCGGCGTTGGTTGCCAATGGTGCTTTGTCATTTGAGGATGGATTAAAATTGGTTTCCCAACGTGCTTTGGCAATGCAAAAAGCCTGCGAAATTACGCCTTCAACTATGGCTGCCGTACTTGGACTTGCCGACAATGTTGTTGAAGAAGTTTGCGCTTCTATCGACGGAGTTGTAGTAGCTGCTAATTATAACTGCCCGGGACAATTAGTAATTTCAGGAGAAACCTCTGCAGTTGAAAAAGCTTGCGAAGCGATGAAAGCTGCCGGAGCAAAACGTGCTTTATTATTACCTGTTGGAGGTGCTTTTCACTCACCAATGATGGAACCGGCGAGAGAAGAACTGGCTGCTGCTATTGAAGCAACTGTATTCTCCGCTCCTATTTGTCCGGTGTATCAAAACGTAACAGCTTCTGCAGTATCTGATGCTGACGAAATCAAGAAAAACTTAATTATTCAATTAACAGCTCCTGTACGTTGGACACAATCTGTACAACAAATGATTGCTGATGGCGCTAGTTTGTTTACCGAAGTTGGCCCAGGAAAAGTTTTGGCTGGTTTAATTGCAAAAATCGACAAAGAAGCCGCTACTGCAAATGCTTAA
- a CDS encoding YceI family protein, with amino-acid sequence MATTKWAIDPTHSEIGFKVKHMMFTNVSGKFETYDTTITTEDDNFENSTIEFSADINSISTNNTDRDNHLKSGDFFDAENHPKLTFKATSFTKNDDDYELTGDLSIRGITKSVTLPTEFSGLMKDPWGNTKAGLNISGKINRKDWGLNWNSALETGGVLVGEDVRLNIELQLIKL; translated from the coding sequence ATGGCAACTACAAAATGGGCAATCGACCCAACACACTCAGAAATTGGATTCAAAGTAAAACACATGATGTTTACTAATGTTTCAGGTAAATTTGAAACATACGATACTACAATCACAACCGAGGACGATAACTTCGAAAATTCTACCATTGAATTCTCTGCCGATATCAATTCTATCAGCACAAACAATACTGACAGAGATAATCACTTGAAAAGCGGTGACTTTTTTGATGCTGAAAACCATCCAAAACTGACTTTCAAAGCCACTTCTTTTACAAAAAATGACGATGATTATGAATTGACAGGAGATTTGAGCATCAGAGGAATAACCAAATCGGTTACTCTACCAACTGAGTTTAGCGGATTAATGAAAGATCCTTGGGGCAATACAAAAGCTGGATTGAATATTTCTGGGAAAATAAACCGTAAAGACTGGGGATTGAATTGGAACTCAGCCCTAGAAACCGGTGGTGTTTTAGTGGGCGAAGATGTCCGTTTGAATATCGAATTGCAGTTAATAAAACTATAA
- a CDS encoding sugar O-acetyltransferase has product MTEKEKMLLGEIYFSNDKQLVEERAKAKRLLHKLNVTEYLMNGKSRAILRELLPNSHKRLYIEPPFHCDYGYNIHSGENVYFNVNCVVLDTMKVTIGNNVFFAPGVHIYTATHPLNAIERRTIESSKPVSIGDDCWIGGNAVICPGVTIGSGCVIGAGSVVTRDIPENSLAVGNPAKVIRKLNVD; this is encoded by the coding sequence ATGACAGAAAAAGAAAAAATGCTTTTGGGAGAAATTTATTTTTCCAATGATAAACAACTCGTCGAAGAGCGTGCAAAAGCCAAAAGATTACTGCACAAATTGAATGTTACAGAATATTTGATGAACGGTAAATCCCGCGCCATTCTTCGGGAGTTACTTCCCAATTCCCATAAGCGATTGTATATAGAACCGCCTTTTCACTGTGATTATGGATACAATATCCATTCTGGCGAAAATGTTTATTTTAATGTCAATTGCGTGGTTTTAGACACGATGAAAGTAACTATTGGTAACAATGTTTTCTTTGCGCCGGGCGTGCATATTTACACTGCAACCCATCCGCTCAATGCCATAGAAAGAAGAACAATCGAAAGTTCAAAACCTGTTTCAATTGGTGACGATTGCTGGATTGGCGGTAACGCTGTGATTTGCCCGGGAGTCACAATTGGTTCTGGTTGTGTAATCGGTGCAGGATCTGTGGTGACTAGAGATATTCCCGAAAATTCGTTGGCAGTGGGAAATCCTGCCAAAGTAATTCGGAAACTGAATGTGGACTAA
- a CDS encoding (4Fe-4S)-binding protein yields the protein MDPKNIKKEYTNGEVTIVWQSGKCIHSGNCVRNNPDVFKPKEQPWITPENSTTEKIIETVNKCPSGALSFYLNKKD from the coding sequence ATGGATCCAAAAAACATCAAAAAAGAATACACTAATGGTGAAGTAACCATCGTGTGGCAATCAGGAAAATGCATTCATTCGGGAAATTGTGTACGCAATAATCCAGACGTTTTCAAACCAAAAGAGCAGCCATGGATTACGCCCGAAAACTCAACTACCGAAAAAATTATTGAAACGGTAAACAAATGTCCATCAGGAGCATTGAGTTTTTATCTGAACAAAAAGGATTAG